One region of Pseudomonas alvandae genomic DNA includes:
- a CDS encoding 2-aminoadipate transaminase yields MSRETISQSISFVHPISLSHGKNAEVWDTDGKRYIDFVGGIGVLNLGHCHPRIVEAIREQATRLTHYAFNAAPHTPYLDLMERLAAFIPVDYPVSGMLTNSGAEAAENALKIVRGATGRTAVIAFDGGFHGRTLATLNLNGKVAPYKQKVGVLPGPVYHLPYPSQDNGVTCAEALKAMDRLFSVEIDVNDVACFIVEPVQGEAGFLAMDVDFAQALRQFCHDKGIVLIIDEIQSGFGRTGQRFAFSRLGIEPDLILLGKSIAGGVPLGAVVGRKSLMDNLPKGGLGGTYSGNPLACAAALATLDEMTDANLHAWGAQQEEAIVSRYESWRRRGLSHYLGRLTGVGAMRGIELAHADGTPAPAQLTQLLASARESGLLLMPSGKSRHIIRLLAPLTTEPAVLEEGLDILEACLAELA; encoded by the coding sequence ATGAGCCGCGAAACCATCAGCCAATCGATTTCCTTCGTTCACCCTATCAGCCTCAGCCATGGAAAAAATGCCGAGGTCTGGGACACCGACGGCAAGCGCTACATCGACTTTGTCGGGGGCATCGGTGTGTTGAACCTCGGCCACTGTCATCCGCGCATCGTCGAGGCCATCCGCGAGCAAGCCACCCGATTGACTCATTACGCGTTCAACGCAGCCCCCCATACGCCTTATCTTGACTTGATGGAGCGCCTGGCAGCGTTTATCCCGGTGGATTACCCAGTGAGCGGCATGCTCACCAACAGCGGCGCCGAAGCGGCGGAAAATGCGCTCAAGATTGTGCGCGGCGCCACGGGTCGCACAGCCGTCATCGCCTTTGATGGCGGATTTCATGGTCGAACCCTGGCCACGCTCAATCTCAACGGCAAGGTCGCTCCCTACAAGCAGAAAGTCGGCGTACTGCCCGGGCCGGTCTACCACCTGCCCTACCCTAGCCAGGACAACGGCGTGACGTGCGCCGAGGCCTTGAAAGCCATGGACAGGTTGTTCAGCGTCGAGATCGATGTGAACGACGTGGCCTGCTTTATCGTCGAGCCGGTGCAGGGCGAAGCCGGTTTCCTGGCGATGGACGTGGATTTCGCCCAGGCGCTGCGACAGTTCTGCCACGACAAGGGCATCGTGCTGATCATCGATGAGATCCAGTCCGGTTTCGGTCGCACCGGCCAGCGCTTTGCATTTTCGCGACTGGGCATCGAGCCCGACCTGATCCTGCTGGGCAAAAGCATTGCTGGTGGTGTCCCGCTTGGGGCGGTGGTGGGACGCAAGTCGCTGATGGACAACCTGCCCAAGGGTGGTCTTGGCGGCACCTACTCCGGCAACCCCCTCGCCTGCGCCGCCGCGCTGGCAACGCTGGACGAGATGACCGACGCCAACCTCCACGCGTGGGGCGCACAACAGGAAGAGGCGATCGTCAGCCGCTACGAATCCTGGCGCCGTCGCGGACTGAGCCATTACCTGGGCCGCCTGACCGGTGTCGGCGCCATGCGCGGGATCGAACTGGCCCACGCCGATGGCACTCCGGCCCCGGCGCAACTGACGCAATTACTGGCCTCGGCGCGGGAATCGGGTTTGCTGCTGATGCCCAGCGGGAAATCGCGGCACATCATCCGCCTGCTGGCGCCGTTGACGACCGAGCCGGCGGTGCTGGAAGAGGGGTTAGATATCCTGGAAGCGTGCTTGGCCGAACTGGCCTGA
- a CDS encoding HopJ type III effector protein: MPDLNTFRASLKSGEHAFADTLAFIAEGYEYQPQAFHNGGVENAAGQNEGSCKTLGLALLEGLSDEEALLAFGEHYRSVLNTPEGSDHGNIRALMAHGLAGVKFEAQPLQRR, translated from the coding sequence ATGCCTGACCTGAATACCTTTCGCGCCAGCCTCAAGAGCGGTGAACATGCTTTCGCTGACACCCTCGCTTTTATTGCCGAGGGCTACGAATACCAGCCCCAAGCCTTCCATAACGGTGGCGTCGAGAACGCGGCAGGGCAGAACGAAGGCTCCTGCAAGACGTTGGGCCTGGCCCTGCTTGAAGGCTTGAGCGACGAAGAGGCGCTCTTGGCATTCGGCGAACATTATCGCTCGGTGCTGAACACGCCCGAGGGGAGCGACCACGGCAATATCCGCGCGTTGATGGCCCACGGCTTGGCTGGCGTGAAGTTCGAAGCCCAGCCACTGCAACGCCGCTGA
- a CDS encoding DUF1244 domain-containing protein has protein sequence MNDQQRLELEAAAFRRLVAHLDSRKDVQNIDLMNLAGFCRNCLSKWYKAAADERQIEVSLDDAREVVYGMPYAEWKAQYQKEASAEQQAAFAKGNPDA, from the coding sequence ATGAACGACCAACAACGCCTCGAACTCGAAGCCGCCGCTTTCCGTCGACTGGTGGCCCACCTGGACAGCCGCAAGGATGTGCAGAATATCGACCTGATGAACCTCGCCGGTTTCTGTCGCAACTGCCTGTCCAAGTGGTACAAGGCCGCCGCCGACGAGCGCCAGATCGAGGTCAGCCTCGACGATGCGCGTGAAGTTGTCTACGGCATGCCCTATGCCGAATGGAAAGCTCAATACCAGAAAGAGGCCAGCGCCGAACAGCAAGCGGCGTTCGCCAAAGGAAATCCCGATGCCTGA
- the folX gene encoding dihydroneopterin triphosphate 2'-epimerase — protein sequence MPQLQPAMARIKVKDLRLRTFIGINEDEILNKQDVLINLTILYAAQEAVRDNDIDHALNYRTITKAIIAHVEGNRFALLERLTQELLDLVMANESVLYAEVEVDKPHALRFAESVSITLAASRAAS from the coding sequence ATGCCACAACTTCAGCCCGCCATGGCGCGCATCAAGGTCAAGGATCTGCGCCTGCGTACGTTCATCGGAATCAATGAAGACGAGATCCTCAACAAACAGGATGTGCTGATCAACCTGACCATCCTCTACGCGGCGCAAGAGGCCGTGCGCGACAACGACATCGACCATGCGCTGAACTACCGCACCATCACCAAGGCGATCATCGCCCATGTGGAAGGCAACCGCTTCGCCCTGCTCGAACGCCTGACCCAGGAGTTGCTGGACCTGGTCATGGCCAACGAGTCGGTGCTGTACGCCGAGGTCGAAGTCGACAAGCCGCACGCCTTGCGCTTCGCCGAGTCCGTGTCGATTACCCTCGCGGCAAGCCGTGCTGCTTCGTAG
- the folE gene encoding GTP cyclohydrolase I FolE codes for MALSPQHYREILIGLGEDPEREGLLDTPVRAAKAMEYLCHGYGQSVEQIVNGALFASDSDEMVIVANIELYSLCEHHLLPFIGKAHVAYIPTGKVLGLSKIARLVDMFARRLQIQENLTRQIADAVQQVTQAAGVAVVIEAQHMCMMMRGVEKQNSTMNTSVMLGAFRESSNTRQEFLQLIRRSQ; via the coding sequence ATGGCCCTATCGCCCCAGCATTACCGCGAGATCCTGATCGGCCTGGGCGAAGACCCGGAGCGCGAAGGCCTGCTGGACACGCCGGTGCGCGCCGCCAAGGCCATGGAGTACCTTTGCCATGGTTATGGGCAGAGCGTCGAGCAGATCGTCAACGGTGCCCTGTTTGCCTCCGACAGCGACGAAATGGTGATCGTTGCCAATATCGAGCTTTATTCGCTGTGCGAACATCACCTGCTGCCCTTCATCGGCAAGGCCCATGTGGCTTATATTCCTACGGGCAAGGTCCTGGGGCTGTCGAAGATCGCCCGGCTGGTGGACATGTTCGCCCGCCGCCTGCAAATCCAGGAAAACCTCACCCGGCAAATCGCCGACGCGGTGCAACAAGTCACCCAGGCCGCCGGCGTGGCGGTGGTGATCGAAGCCCAGCACATGTGCATGATGATGCGCGGTGTCGAGAAACAGAACTCGACCATGAATACTTCGGTGATGCTTGGCGCTTTTCGCGAGTCCAGCAACACCCGCCAGGAATTCCTGCAATTGATTCGACGGAGCCAATAA
- the folM gene encoding dihydromonapterin reductase — protein sequence MSSATAPILITGAAQRVGLHCARRMLEDGQPVIATYRTERPGVQALRDLGATVLFADLSSEAGILAFIEQLKQHTDQLRAIVHNASAWLAETPGNEAAAFSAMFGVHMLAPYLINLHCADLLRRSVPADIVHIGDDVTRKGSSKHIAYCATKAGLESLTLSFAAKYAPAIKVNGIAPALLLFNPDDDATYRAKALAKSALGIEPGSEVIYQSLRYLLDNPYVTGTTLTLNGGRHIK from the coding sequence ATGTCCAGCGCCACCGCTCCGATCCTGATCACCGGCGCAGCCCAACGCGTCGGCCTGCACTGTGCCCGACGCATGCTGGAGGACGGCCAACCGGTCATCGCCACGTACCGCACCGAACGCCCGGGCGTGCAAGCGCTACGGGACTTGGGGGCGACGGTCCTGTTCGCCGATCTTTCCAGTGAGGCCGGGATCCTGGCCTTCATCGAACAGCTCAAGCAGCACACCGATCAACTGCGCGCCATCGTCCACAACGCCTCGGCCTGGCTCGCCGAAACCCCGGGCAACGAAGCCGCGGCCTTCAGCGCCATGTTCGGTGTCCATATGCTCGCGCCCTACCTGATCAACCTGCATTGCGCCGATTTGCTGCGGCGCTCGGTGCCGGCGGATATCGTGCACATCGGTGATGACGTGACGCGCAAGGGCAGCAGCAAGCACATCGCCTATTGCGCCACCAAGGCTGGCCTGGAAAGCCTCACGCTTTCTTTCGCGGCGAAATACGCACCGGCCATCAAGGTCAACGGCATCGCCCCGGCCCTGCTACTGTTCAATCCCGACGACGATGCGACCTACCGTGCCAAGGCCCTGGCCAAATCCGCGCTGGGCATCGAACCTGGCAGCGAAGTGATTTACCAGAGCCTGCGCTATCTGCTCGACAACCCTTATGTCACCGGCACGACCCTGACCCTCAACGGCGGGCGGCACATCAAATAG
- a CDS encoding antibiotic biosynthesis monooxygenase: protein MSTSPVTLMVARRVANGRYQDLIAWLREGEQLATDFPGYLGSGVLAPPPEDDEFQIIFRFADEQTLHAWEHSASRTAWLGRGSDLFADPSEHRVRGIDGWFGAIGQRPPRWKQAVAIWLAFFPVSLLFNFLLGPLLGELGLLSRVFISTLILTPLMVYLFIPMSTHLLASWLAGTPQRPLPAAQNH from the coding sequence ATGTCTACCTCCCCCGTCACCTTGATGGTCGCGCGCCGCGTCGCCAACGGACGCTATCAGGACTTGATCGCCTGGTTGCGTGAAGGCGAGCAACTGGCCACCGACTTTCCCGGCTACCTGGGCTCCGGTGTGCTCGCACCGCCACCCGAAGACGACGAATTCCAGATCATTTTCAGATTTGCCGACGAGCAGACCCTGCATGCGTGGGAGCATTCCGCCTCGCGCACGGCCTGGCTGGGACGCGGCAGCGATCTGTTTGCCGATCCCTCCGAACACCGGGTGCGAGGCATCGACGGCTGGTTCGGCGCGATCGGCCAACGCCCGCCACGCTGGAAACAGGCCGTGGCGATCTGGCTGGCGTTCTTCCCTGTTTCGTTATTGTTCAATTTCCTTTTGGGACCGTTACTCGGCGAACTGGGCCTGTTGAGCCGGGTTTTCATCAGTACGCTCATCCTGACGCCGCTGATGGTCTATCTGTTTATCCCGATGTCGACTCATTTATTGGCAAGTTGGCTGGCAGGAACGCCACAACGGCCCTTGCCGGCCGCGCAGAATCACTGA
- a CDS encoding MerR family transcriptional regulator — MSVITEDNFVFPASTALKREDLFPIREVARLTGVNPVTLRAWERRYGLIQPTRTESGHRLYSLGDIEKVRSILAWIERGVAVSKVGKILARTESVPPVSKFISPDLVRADYNRWQQQVADAVGNFDDLALDRVYGQIFSSYAVPVVFQDILMPLWRELLQRQHEFGQTSEWLFFDAFLRSRVMQRLLLKRDVSSQRVLVSAICGQCRELELLVTALFVCKADVGVRVMTVGQPFDELILVCQKIQPLALVLVSNHAPAVDLPKRLKKLAMSLDCPVMLAGDASDLAQESLAGSSIGCLGNEGTEIRQRLRQFLAGNLDT, encoded by the coding sequence ATGAGCGTAATCACCGAAGATAACTTCGTGTTTCCAGCATCAACTGCCTTGAAGCGCGAAGACTTGTTTCCCATTCGCGAAGTGGCACGGTTGACAGGAGTTAACCCGGTGACCTTGCGTGCATGGGAGCGCCGCTATGGCTTGATCCAACCCACGCGCACCGAAAGCGGGCACCGCCTGTATTCCCTGGGCGATATCGAAAAGGTCAGGAGCATTCTCGCCTGGATCGAGCGCGGGGTGGCCGTGAGCAAGGTGGGAAAGATTTTGGCGAGGACCGAGTCGGTGCCGCCAGTCTCCAAATTCATTTCCCCTGACCTGGTTCGTGCCGATTACAACCGATGGCAGCAGCAAGTGGCGGATGCGGTTGGTAATTTCGATGACCTGGCGCTGGACCGCGTCTACGGACAGATTTTTTCCAGTTATGCCGTGCCGGTGGTATTCCAGGACATCCTGATGCCGCTCTGGCGAGAGTTGCTGCAACGCCAGCATGAGTTCGGGCAAACCAGCGAGTGGCTATTTTTCGACGCTTTCCTGCGCTCGCGCGTGATGCAGCGGCTACTGCTCAAGCGCGACGTTTCATCCCAACGAGTGTTGGTCAGCGCCATTTGCGGCCAGTGCCGAGAGTTGGAGCTGTTGGTAACGGCGCTGTTTGTGTGTAAGGCGGACGTCGGTGTCAGGGTGATGACTGTCGGCCAACCGTTTGACGAACTGATCCTGGTCTGCCAGAAGATCCAGCCTTTAGCTTTGGTGCTGGTGTCCAACCACGCACCGGCAGTCGATCTACCCAAGCGCTTGAAGAAATTGGCGATGAGCCTGGATTGCCCGGTGATGCTGGCGGGTGACGCCTCAGACCTGGCGCAGGAAAGCCTGGCCGGCTCGTCGATTGGTTGCCTGGGGAACGAAGGAACGGAGATTCGCCAGCGTTTGCGTCAGTTTCTGGCGGGCAACCTGGACACTTGA
- a CDS encoding PAS domain-containing protein, whose product MINAHLMQLVINASNDGIVIAEKEGDDNILIYVNPAFERLTGYSRDEILYQDCRFLQSGDRDQPSLEPIRTALKQGGACRQVLRNYRKDGTPFWNELSLSTVKNEADGHTYFVGVQKDVTAQVKAQQRVAQLEKELAEAREIIARFNSTSGENKTAN is encoded by the coding sequence ATGATCAACGCCCATCTGATGCAATTGGTGATCAATGCATCGAACGACGGGATCGTCATTGCCGAAAAAGAAGGCGATGACAACATCCTGATTTATGTAAACCCGGCCTTCGAACGGCTGACCGGTTACAGCCGCGACGAAATCCTCTATCAGGATTGTCGCTTCCTGCAGTCAGGCGACCGGGACCAACCGTCCTTGGAGCCCATTCGCACCGCCTTGAAACAGGGCGGTGCGTGCCGACAAGTGCTGCGAAACTACCGCAAGGATGGCACCCCTTTCTGGAATGAATTGTCGCTGTCCACCGTAAAAAACGAGGCGGACGGCCATACTTATTTCGTGGGGGTGCAAAAAGACGTCACCGCTCAGGTGAAGGCCCAGCAGCGCGTTGCCCAGCTGGAGAAAGAATTGGCCGAAGCCCGGGAGATCATTGCTCGATTTAATTCGACGAGCGGTGAAAACAAAACGGCGAATTAA
- a CDS encoding flavodoxin, with amino-acid sequence MKVAILSGSVYGTAEEVARHAAQLLGDADFETFLNPRATLADIQAFGPQALLAVTSTTGMGELPDNLMPLYSTIRDQLPASFRGLPGAVIGLGDASYGDTFCGGGEQMRELFAELGVNEVLPMLRLDASESVTPETDAEPWLAELIVALRG; translated from the coding sequence ATGAAAGTCGCCATTCTTTCCGGCTCCGTCTACGGCACGGCCGAAGAAGTTGCCCGGCATGCCGCCCAATTGCTCGGTGACGCGGATTTCGAAACATTCCTCAATCCACGGGCAACCCTGGCGGACATCCAGGCGTTCGGACCGCAAGCCTTGCTCGCCGTTACGTCGACGACCGGCATGGGCGAATTGCCGGACAACCTGATGCCGCTGTATTCAACGATCCGTGATCAATTGCCCGCTTCATTTCGTGGACTGCCTGGCGCGGTGATCGGCCTGGGGGACGCCAGCTACGGCGACACGTTCTGCGGCGGTGGCGAGCAGATGCGCGAACTGTTTGCCGAGCTGGGGGTGAATGAAGTGCTGCCCATGTTGCGCCTGGATGCCAGCGAAAGCGTCACGCCGGAAACCGACGCCGAGCCCTGGTTGGCCGAGTTGATCGTCGCGCTGCGTGGTTGA
- a CDS encoding class II aldolase/adducin family protein, which produces MSVAPIQSTPGIKDQVSAVEWQTRVDLAACYRLVALHGWDDLIFTHISAKVPGTEDFLINPYGLMFHEITASSLVKIDQAGNKLMDSPYEINPAGYTIHSAVHEVRHDVTCVLHTHTASGVAVSAQKQGVLPISQQSLFVLSSLAYHPYEGVALNPEEKARLQADLGESNFLMLHNHGLLTCGGTIADTFLMMFIFQRACDIQVMAQTGGAELIAIEPQVLAGARAMVAGVTKSAQGMGGALAWPALLRKLDQQDPGYKS; this is translated from the coding sequence GTGAGCGTAGCGCCCATTCAATCGACACCCGGCATCAAGGATCAGGTCAGCGCAGTCGAATGGCAAACCCGAGTCGATCTCGCTGCGTGCTATCGGTTGGTCGCGCTGCACGGCTGGGATGACCTGATTTTCACGCACATCTCCGCGAAGGTCCCTGGCACCGAAGATTTCCTGATCAACCCATACGGGTTGATGTTCCACGAAATCACCGCGTCGAGCCTGGTCAAGATCGATCAGGCCGGCAACAAGTTGATGGACAGTCCCTACGAGATCAACCCTGCCGGCTACACCATCCACAGCGCGGTGCACGAGGTGCGGCACGATGTGACGTGCGTGCTGCATACCCATACTGCGTCTGGCGTCGCGGTGTCGGCGCAGAAGCAAGGCGTGTTGCCGATCAGCCAGCAATCGCTGTTCGTGCTGTCGAGCCTGGCTTATCACCCGTATGAAGGGGTCGCGCTGAACCCGGAAGAAAAGGCCCGCCTGCAAGCCGACCTGGGCGAGAGCAATTTCCTCATGTTGCACAACCATGGTCTGCTCACTTGTGGCGGGACCATTGCCGATACGTTCCTGATGATGTTCATTTTCCAGCGAGCCTGCGACATCCAGGTCATGGCCCAGACGGGCGGCGCCGAATTGATTGCCATCGAGCCGCAGGTATTGGCCGGCGCCCGGGCGATGGTCGCCGGCGTGACCAAAAGTGCCCAGGGCATGGGAGGCGCATTGGCCTGGCCAGCGCTGCTGCGCAAACTCGACCAGCAAGATCCAGGCTATAAAAGTTGA